The Chanos chanos chromosome 9, fChaCha1.1, whole genome shotgun sequence genome includes the window AATAGAGGAGTTTGGAAAGGCTCTTTAGCTGGTGATCATTATGGTATGTTAAGTACGGATCTGACTTGTTCAGGCCAAACTTTCTTGTACAACATTGTTTTGTCAAGTGTGCAAATGGTGTTTTTCACAGCGTGAAAATCCTTAGCTGTTGCAGTACTGTTGCAGTCTGTGCCTAAGGCGGAAACAGACACCTGTGATGAAGCATCAACATGTTACTCGTGCACTCCGAGTCCGGAGCAGCTCCTCAGAGAGCGGGTCTCACGGGAGTGCAGTTGCCATCAGGGTATGATTACCAGTAAAGATAACAGATAACAAGCATAACACAATTAACATTTACACAATTAAATCATGCAGCGAGCGGCACTGACATTACGCACCGGCCCcgtgtaaaataaaacatttaaagctACTGCACCCGTTTTAACGGTTATGAATTTACtaaacacactgataaacacgCTTGTTGAATTACTTCAGCAGATCTGAACACCTGTCCTCGTGCACTAAGGAGACGATCACAGTAGCGATACATCAATGACGTTTGTCATTACCCTGTTACTAGAAAGACAATCGGCCGTGTTCATgaaacactctttctctgaagTACCACAGCCCTGGtttgactctgttctctgtaattAGAGGGAGTAGCAGCTGTCACGCGCTCCCCAGAGGCCTGTCCCTTGGCAAGACCCGACACTCGTAAACAGACGTTGTCTTGGCGTACGGAATCCTCTGTGGATGAAATGACGGAGAAcgacgagagaaagaaaacattttggcGATGCTTGTAAACTGCGTCGCTCTGAACCGCCAGATAAGCGGTCTCACTCCTGCTGAGAAGATTACTTTATCTACCGGCTTATTTTTTTAGTCTCTACACTCAAAATATTTAAACCGAACGTTTAGCAACATTTAGGCACTACCGTCTAAACGTAAAACCGGATATTTATCACCTCATATAGTTGGAAATACAGTTCTCGCTATCCAGAGTTGTCCTCTCCAGTCGCTGAGATGCGCTGTCTGTTTGTCGGCTCCAGCGTGTTGTGATGCTGCCGTGGGTCGACGGGCGAGTCGCCGACAGGTGAGTCTATCAGGTGAGCGCGAACAGTGAGGATGGCGACTGTGGAAGTGAGAGAGGCGCCGGACACGGGGGCGCTGCAGGATCAACTACCCTCCCGCACAGTGCGACTCTTCATTAGCTCAACTTTCAAAGGTCAGTCCGCTGAATGAATAGACCAAGCCTGTCGCAGAGTGCATGTGGTCAACAGGAATCTTCGTCCTGTCGTTTGCCCTGTATTTACTGCTGTGATAACACTGACAGAGAGGTTTACACTGACGTTGCTCCTGATATCAGTGCAGTACCGTATTCTATTCACATCAACTattctaaagaaaaagaaaacacacggTTTCAAAATTTAGTCAGACAACTGTCGAAGATTGTTCAGTTCTTAACATGCATGGGTTTTCCTATGAATTGTTTTTGGCAGTTCTTAATGAAGTGATTATTGACAGATATGAGCTGTGAacgaaatgcattctgggagaaAGTATACCCTGAGCTTCAGACTCACTGTCAGAGCATGGGGCTCGTATtagaggtgagtgtgagtgtgtgtgtgtgtgtgtgtgtgtgtgtgtgggggggggggggggtctgattTTTGATGAGAGTCAATAAACTGGTCTGCGGCCAATGGTCTTTGTAAACTCTTCACAGTTTTCAGGCCACaatgaaatattgtttatttagACATTGGTTTGTTTATTGTCTGTTCTGGTGCTTTTGATCAGTCTCTGATGGTGTCGTAGATTGTTGTGATGATAGACATGTTTATTTCCATAAGAGCGGCTCCTGTTCTCTTAGGTCGTGGATTTGAGATGGGGAGTGAACGATGCCGTTGCTGATGAtcacatgacctctgacctctgtttgCATGAACTCCAGGCGTGTCAGAGAGCCGCCTGCCACATTTTTATAGTAAGAGTGAATCAGACAGCATGCAGACGTATGTGAGTGATGAGTGAAGCAGTGCagtgttcagtctgtgttttctgtgttgtcttgGTCTGAAGGCTTTGCTGGGTAATCAGTATGGGATGAGTGAAGCAGTGCAGTGttaagtctgtgttttctgtgttgtcttgGTCTGAAGGCTTTGCTGGGTAATCAGTATGGGATGAGTGAAGCAGTGCAGTGttaagtctgtgttttctgtgttgtcttgGTCTGAAGGCTTTGCTGGGTAATCAGTATGGGATGAGTGAAGCAGTGCAGTGttaagtctgtgttttctgtgttgtcttgGTCTGAAGGCTTTGCTGGGTAATCAGTATGGGATGAGTGAAGCAGTGCAGTGttaagtctgtgttttctgtgttgtcttgGTCTGAAGGCTTTGCTGGGTAATCAGTATGGCTATCGTCCCATTCCTCGCCTCattccagagagagagtttgaaataCTGCTCAGCAAACTGTCCAGTGACGGCGAGGGTTTAAAGCTTCTCAATCAATGGTTTCAAAAGGACAGCAACTCAGTCCCACCTGTCTATGtccttcagccaatcagcactcaTTATCCTCACTTTGGAAAGAGGAGACCTGAGAGAGATCAGCAGAGCGGTGATGAGGCGGTGTCCTGGCAGTTCACAGAATCACGACTGTCAGGGCTCCTCCGCTCTGCTGCACTCCAAGCCCAGAGAGACGGCGACTTCAGTGAGGAGCAGAAACACAAGTTCATCAAATCTGGTGAGAACCTGTTGACAGGCAGCACCTCAGATTAACGCTGTCAGAGGTGTGTGATTAGGGTGAGAACAAAATATTGCAGGATTTTTTTGGAAGTCAGattaacccccaccccccaatacAAACCACCCAGCTAAATTTTGCCTCACAAATTTTAGAGGACTTGTCGTAATTATAACTGACGTTTCTGTCAACTCGTCTGTTTTCAGTGATAGAGTGGGAGATAGAGCAGGGGATTCTGGGAGATTCTTCTTCCTCCGCTGTGGTTTTTGTGCGGGAGCTGCCTCGTCTGAAGAAAAACGAGACACAGAAGAATTTGTCGCTCTTTCTGGACCTGACTCCAGATGGTTTGGTGGACGCTGAGGCCCAGGAGCTCCTGGTCAGTCTCAAGCAGCGTCTTTACAGCATCTGCTCAGACTCACTCAACCTGCAGTGTGTGGAGCTCAGCAGAGGAGCCGTTGACCCCAGCCGTAAAGAACATAAGGACTATCTGCGGAACCTGAGTGAACAGCTCGTGGTTCAGATAAAGGGGAGAATTGAAAAATGCTCTGTTCTGCCACCGGGTGGCGCTCACTGGGACTGGTGGAAAGAGGAGTTCATTCATCATGCCCAGCTTGGTGCAGAAATGTGCGTGACCTTCAGTGGCCGTGAGGGCATTCTGGGAAAGATCTGCCTCGCCATGTGGGAGGCGACGAACAAGTGTCATGCTCCACTGGTGTTGTATGGGAGCACTGGAAGCGGGAAGACAGCACTCCTGTGTCAGCTGGCCCAAGAGATGCGCGGTCTGATTGGCTCAAAGGCCACCGTGGTGCTACGACTTCTGGGAACATCTCCCAGGAGCTGTGATGTGGAGTCACTCCTGTTTGGCCTCTGTCTCCAAATATGTAGAGCGTTCGGAATGCCCCTGTTCTGCTCACAGGGTCCGAACATGCTTCAGGAGCTGACGCGGTTTTTCCTCAGCACGCTGTGGAAAGTCTCAGCCCAAGGCAACACTCTCCTCCTTATCCTGGATTCGCTGCACCAGCTGCTGCCCGGGAATGGGGCCCACAGCTTACACTGGCTGCCCAGGGAAGTCCCGCCCAATGTTCACCTGCTGGTTTCCACTCAAGATGTTGGTTTTCCTTTGCTTCAGAACCTTCGGCACATGCTGGAGGAATCCAGAAATTTCTTTGAGTTGGAGTCACTGACGCGGGATGAGGGTAGAGGCATTGTGGAGACTTACATGCGTGCAGCCAAACGTGTTTTGACCGCGGAGCAATCAGAGGCTGTCCTAACCAGGTTCCAGCAGACCAACAGCCCTCTGCACCTCAGACTGATGCTGGACGCTGCCAGACACTGGACCTCCTACACCGCCATTTCCAACATCAACCTTGGCACCTCTGCACAGGAAGTGATGACACTCTCTCTTGAGTCACTGGAGGAGAGGCACGGCAAGCATCTGGTGGGACATGCGCTGAGTTACATTGTTGCATCAAAGTGAGTCCACCTAAGGTTCATACACACCTGAGTCCCAGGTAAACACCTAAGGTTCATACACACCTGAGTCCCAGGTAAACACCTAAGGTTCATACACACCTGAATCCCAGGTAAACACCTAAGGTTCATACACACCTGAATCCCAGGTAAACACCTTAGGTTCATACACACCTGAATCCCAGGTAAACACCTCAGGTTCATACACGCCTGCATCCCTGGTCAGGTAAACACCTACAGGTAGAGGTGTAGCACCTGGTCTGGGGTGACATTTAATTGATATTACACAACTGCCAAACCCAAATCTTACTACAGAACATGTGTAGATGCCATAGTCACACAGCAGTGTTTTCCTAGTAAGATCTCTGATCAGAATTACAGCACAGTCAGCACTAAGAATGGTAATAAtgtaaagtgtgaaaacatGGTTGAACAGGCCTTTTTAAGGAATTCAACACCTCTCTCTTGGCTTCTCCAGGCTTGGTCTCTCTGAGGCAGAACTTAGAGATGTTCTGTCGCTGGATGACGAGGTTCTGGCTGATATTTACCGATACCAGCTCCCATCATGCCACACCCTTATTCGTCTGCCCTCTCTTCGGTGGACTCGCCTAAAGCATGATTTAGGAGAACACCTCACGGTCAGACGGACCCATGGCGTCGACCTTCTGAGGCTCCGTCACAGGTAACAATCCAGAGAAAGGTGTGATAAAGGTAACAGTGACGACGCAGGTTAACATTTAGATTTATTTCAGTCTGATCTATCCCAAAGACCCTACAGGTCCCTTTTTCTGTCCATGATCTGATCTGGTACGAGCAGCAGCGAAATCAAGCTCAGATATTTATGTAAATGGGACCAGCTGATCCCAGATCTGTCAGAGGGAGTATTTAATCAGACCTGGGACCAGGTCATCTGGTGAATGATTCGGACGTATGTGACACGTGAACTCGTGTGAATGTCTGTCGATGGTTTTGGAGTACAGTGGATCGTAAACCCTGATCTCTGTTAGGCAGTTTTCTGAGCTGATCAGGGAGAGGTACCTGTCTGGAGAGAGGCGGGGCCAGGTGCATGCTGTCCTGGCTGAGTATTTCCTGGGGAATTGGGCTCAGGGGCGGCCCAAATCCGTTCTGCTCCCCTCTGTGACACACCCACTGGAGGCAGACAGAAAGGTAACGGAGACAGAAAGCCTGTAAAGATACTTCTCCAGCTCTGTGCACCTCTCATACTGATTTTATGTCATCGATGAGAAGCATATTTTACATATGCATATTTGATATTCATTGTTTCCATAATTGTCCTCAAGACCATACAGTCTGACCTGCTTtatcctgattggctgttctgTAATGGTaatcctgattggctgttctgTAATGGTAATCCTGATTGGCTGTCCTGTAATGGTaatcctgattggctgttctgTAATGGTAATCCTGATTGGCTGTCCTgtaatggtaatggtaatgGTGATGGCCAATTATGTTCAATGTGCAGAATTTTTCCCACTAAATGGTCCCTCTATTATTAGAATGacaattttcacatttaaatgcacCTAAATTATTAAAACGTGTATTGGAGCAATGAGTTTATGTGAgggacatttttgtgtgtgtggcctaGGAAAGCTCTTTTACTTTGTTCAGGTGCCTCTCCAGCCTCTCTGGTTGGCTGAAGGAATTCCCAATCACAGAAAGCTACAGGAGCTGCCCTACCACCTTATTTGTTCACGGAAGTGGGAGGAACTTCAAAAGATAAATCTCAGTAAGGTTACAGGACACAGTATTATCAATGTGTTTATTCACTggattgtgaatgtgtgagtgtgtgtgtgtgtgtatcaggcaGTGTGGACTGGTTATGGTGTAAGACTCAGGGCTGTGGAGTggattgtgagtgagtgtgtgtgtgtgtgtgtgtgtgtgtgtgtgtgtgtgtgtgtgtgtgtgtgtgtgtgtgtgtatcaggcaGTGTGGACTGGTTATGGTGTAAGACTCAGGGCTGCGGAGTggattgtgagtgagtgtgtgtgtgtgtgtgtgtgtgtgtgtgtgtgtgtttgtgtgtgtttgtgtgtgtgtgtgtgtgtgtgtgtgtgtgtgtgtatcaggcaGTGTGGACTGGTTATGGTGTAAGACTCAGGGCTGTGGAGTGGACGCTGTGATCCAGGACCTGACGCTCTGCTGTCGTTTGTCTGACTGCCCTGAGACCCAGCTCCTGAGGGACACGTTCCAGCTGCTCAAATCCACACTGGACTTTCTAGGGGGGCTGACGGGTGAGTATGACTCAGAAAAACACCTGCTGGAACTCTCCAGTGTAAGAACATACAGCTATGAGGTCAGAtccaatgaaaataaaatacgttgtttttactgttttttaattaaaccaCATTCGTTCGCTGTCTATACGTAGACACACATGGGGCATAAACAGGTCCTCTGACATTCGACTGATTATCTTCATTTGCTAAGGCAGCTCTCATTATTAACAATGCAGCAGGTAACAccgttacagtgttacagtgttacaatgttacaatgttacagttttataatgttacaatgttacaatgttacaatgttacagttttataatgttacaatgttacaaGCGGTAAGTGTGGGGCTGTCATGTTACAATGTTGTAATGTTACAATGCCATATTGTTACCATATTATAATGTTATGTTGAAGCTGTAAGTAAAGTGTTGtcataatgttataatgttatagGCATTAAGTAAAGTGTAGTGTTGtcataatgttataatgttacaATGTTATAAGTATTAAGTAAAGTGTGGGGTTGTCATAATGTTAGAATGTTACAATGTTATAAGCGTTAAGTAAAGTGTGGGTTTGtcataatgttataatgttataagCGTTAAGTAAAGTGTGGGGTTGTCATAATGTTATAACTGTGATGTGGTCATACTGTGTGGACAGCTGGGCCCTTCACGCCTCTCTATATTATCTCTACGTAGGGTTTATAAATACTCTATGTAGGGTTTATAAATACATTATAACACTTTGTTAACTGATTATAGAACCTAGAAATGGACCTTTGAAAACTGAATGCATTATCAGTCTAATTAGAAGAAATGAAGGATGttataattaaaaatgttaCGGGATTTAACGGTTTTATATCCTCTCTCTCGTTTAAGACCCCGCCCTCCTCTACACGGAGCTATTGGCCAGGCTCCACTGCCTCTCCGGCCTGTACCCCTCTCTGATTGGACGGCTCTGCGGTCAGTGTCAGGACTGGTTCACTTCCTGTCCTCACCCCGTGCTGCTTCCTAAGAGCAGTTTCCTCCCCGCACCAGGGGGggcgctgacacacacactgaccagctGCTCAAAAGgtcccactccactccactgctactcagacacagtcacgtttacaaaatgtttttatcagGGAAAACTGTGTACCTACTAAGACCTTAATGTGTAGCCAAATACTagtttatttcttatttaatgaatttatttgattgtttgtttgtttaggttttattttatttgttacatCTTTAGCTCTGGGGTTGCAGATAGCAGCCAAAGTTTTCGCTAGCACAAAGTTAGTTTAAAATGACTAAGAACGCGTGTAGAACTGTGTAGAACTGAATAATCTCAGTTCTAGTATCGGCTTTATAAAGTCCATTTTTTAAGatcctcagtcagtcagtattcCACTGTTCTcataaagtgatttttttttttatccgttTGTGTGAGTAGATGATATTTGGGAAGAACTTCTGTGGAGACAGTCACATTATATTTGGATCATTTTCGGTTTGTATGTGCGGTTTTATGTCTGGTcttgtgttagggttagggttagggttttatGTCTGGTCTtgtgttagggttaaggttTTATGTCTGgtcttgggttagggttagggttttatGTCTGGTcttgtgttagggttagggttagggttttatGTCTGGTcttgtgttagggttagggttttatGTCTGGTCTTGTGTTTAGGGATCACGGCTGTGGATCTCTGCTCAGAGAGGCGTGTTTTGGTGGGCGGGGCAGAGGATGGCATTTTGGCTGTTTGGAGCTTGGACCATTTCCAAGTTGTTCACTCCCTCACTGGACACAAAGGTGAGTTCGGACATGACCCCACCCACTACATGAGAGATGTACCCCAGGGCACAGACAGGCAACCGCCAGAGGAAACATCATTCACTGGACACGGCTGAGTTTAAAAACCACTAGCAGTCCATGCGGAGCCTCTCTGACCTCTGGTTTGACCCCAGTCTGAGACGAGATCGTTAGGGGGCTGATTTTCCTGTGTAGTTCTTAAGCTGCAgccttcagtgtgtgttgtcCGGTTGtgatacgtgtgtgtttgtgtgtgtgtgtgtgtatgcacacgcatgtacgtgtgtgtgtctgtgcgtgtgtgtgcgcacgcatatGTGACATTTTCCCCCTCAGacggtgttgtgtgtgtgaagctcttAAGCCATGGCCGTCACTGTTTGTCGTCTGGTTGTGATGGTACGGTGAGGAGGTGGGatttggagagagggagagagctctACTGCATTTCTGAggccgtctctctctccatcagtccTTTTGACTCCTCCTGCATCTCCCCTCTCAGAACTGCACACTTTCACCTGCAGGAGGACACCCACCTGCTCCTCACCAATTGCAACGGTCAGGTCAGAACTGATGTCACTtctctgtacagtgtgtgaactcagacaggcctgtgtgttttcagtagagtgtgtgaactcagacaggcctgtgtgttttcagtagagtGTGTTAatcagacaggcctgtgtgttttctgtacagtgtgttaatcagacaggcctgtgtgttttctgtacagtgtgtgaactcagacaggcctgtgtgttttctgtacagtgtgtgaactcagacaggcctgtgtgttttcagtagagtgtgtgaactcagacaggcctgtgtgttttctgtacagtgtgtgaactcagacaggcctgtgtgttttctgtacagtgtgtgaactcagacaggcctgtgtgttttcagtagagtgtgtgaactcagacaggcctgtgtgttttctgtacagtgtgtgaactcagacaggcctgtgtgttttcagtagagtGTGTTAatcagacaggcctgtgtgttttctgtacagtgtgttaatcagacaggcctgtgtgttttcagtagagtgtgtgaactcagacaggcctgtgtgttttcagtagagtgtgtgaactcagacaggcctgtgtgtttctgtagagtgtgtgaactcagacaggcctgtgtgttttctgtacagtgtgttaatcagacaggcctgtgtgttttctgtacagtgtgtgaactcagacaggcctgtgtgttttctgtacagtgtgtgaactcagacaggcctgtgtgtttctgtacagtgtgtgaactcagacaggcctgtgtgttttctgtacagtgtgtgaactcagacaggcctgtgtgttttctgtacagtgtgtgaactcagacaggcctgtgtgttttcagtagagtGTGTTAatcagacaggcctgtgtgttttctgtacagtgtgtgaactcagacaggcctgagtgtttctgtacagtgtgtgaactcagacaggcctgtgtgtttctgtacagtgtgtgaactcagacaggcctgtgtgttttctgtacagtgtgtgaactcagacaggcctgtgtgttttctgtagagtgtgtgaactcagacaggcctgtgtgttttcagtagagtgtgtgaactcagacaggcctgtgtgttttcagtagagtgtgtgaactcagacaggcctgtgtgttttcagtagagtGTGTTAatcagacaggcctgtgtgttttcagtagagtGTGTTAatcagacaggcctgtgtgttttcagtagagtGTGTTAatcagacaggcctgtgtgttttcagtagagtGTGTTAatcagacaggcctgtgtgttttcagtagagtgtgtgaactcagacaggcctgtgtgttttctgtacagtgtgtgaactcagacaggcctgtgtgtttctgtagagtgtgtgaactcagacaggcctgtgtgttttctgtacagtgtgtgaactcagacaggcctgtgtgttttctgtagagtgtgtgaactcagacaggcctgtgtgttttctgtagagtgtgtgaactcagacaggcctgtgtgttttctgtacagtgtgtgaactcagacaggcctgtgtgttttctgtagagtgtgtgaactcagacaggcctgtgtgttgttATGAAATCACTTGTAAGAGgttgtgttatgtgtgtcttggcagtgttgctgtgtgagtaGATGTCTAATGCTTGACAGTTCCATTTTGGTGTATTGAAGTTAGAATACGTTGTGTCAGTTGACTCCATACATCTATTCACCAACTacctcaccctccctcccttgccatttttctctctctgtctctctgtctctgtctctctctctctctctctctctccctctctctctctctttctctctctctctctgtctccagttgAAAGCTTGGAATCTGGACAGTGGGAAGCTGTTGTACGTGCTGTGTGAAACTGGGATGTTCTCTGTACTGGGAGTGCTGggagagactgtggtgttgttttCTGAGGAAGGGCAGCTCTCTTTCTGTGACTCTGTCTCTGGATCAAGGAAGACCCAGTTGAGTCTGAGCGGTTCTGTCCAGAACCTGTCAGTCTGCGGTGTTCTCACACTGACCAAGCTCAGCAGGCTTCTCCTGACTTTCACCGACGCGTCGCTCTGTATGGTCAGTGTGGCTGGCATAGTCTGTCCCCTCAGTCAGCATGGTCTATCAGCAGgctctgatgtctgtgtgtgtgtgtgtgtgtgtgtgtgtgtgtgtgtgtgtgtgtgtgtgtgtgtctttgtgtgtgtatgtgtctgcgtgtgtgcatgtctctgtgtgtctgtgtctgtgtctgtgtctgtgtgtgtgtgtgcgtgtgtgtctgtgtgcgtgtgtgtctgtgtgcgtgtgtgtctgtgtgcgtgtgtgtctgtgtgtgtgtgtgggcgtgtgtgcgtgtgtgtgtgcgtgtgtgtctgtgtgtgtgtgtgtgtgtgtgtgtgtgtgtgtgtgcgtgtgcgtgtgcgtgtgcgtgtgtgtctgtgtgtgtgtgtatgtgtctgtgtgtatgtgtttacaggTTTCAAACACTGGTAGAATCTCTGTTTCTGAATCTCTGCCCTGTCCAGCCTCATTTCTCTGTGCGTCTGTGGATGAGAAAATTCTCCTCACTGGTATGAgtcacacgcagacacacacacgcacacacacactcacacagcatctgtcattacccttcacactcatgtcattacccttcactcccatgtcattacccttcacactatgtcattacccttcactctcatgtcattacccttcactctcatgtcattacccttcacactatgtcattacccttcactcccatgtcattacccttcactcccATGTCATTACACTTCACTcccatgtcattacccttcacactCATGGCATTACCCTTCACTcccatgtcattacccttcactctcatgtcattacccttcacactatgtcattacccttcactctcatgtcattacccttcactctcatgtcattacccttcactctcatgtcattacccttcacactatgtcattacccttcactctcatgtcattacccttcactcccatgtcattacccttcacactatgtcattacccttcacactatgtcattacccttcactctcatgtcactacccttcactctcatgtcattacccttcacactcatgtcattacccttcactctcatgtcattacacttcactctcatgtcattacccttcactcccatgtcattacccttcactcccatgtcattacccttcactctcatgtcattacccttcactctcatgtcattacccttcacactatgtcattacccttcactctcatgtcattacccttcactctcatgtcattacccttcactctcatgtcattacccttcacactatgtcattacccttcactcccatgtcattacccttcactcccatgtcattacccttcacactatgtcattacccttcactctcatgtcattacccttcacactcatgtcattacccttc containing:
- the nwd1 gene encoding NACHT domain- and WD repeat-containing protein 1, which translates into the protein MATVEVREAPDTGALQDQLPSRTVRLFISSTFKDMSCERNAFWEKVYPELQTHCQSMGLVLEVVDLRWGVNDAVADDHMTSDLCLHELQACQRAACHIFIALLGNQYGYRPIPRLIPEREFEILLSKLSSDGEGLKLLNQWFQKDSNSVPPVYVLQPISTHYPHFGKRRPERDQQSGDEAVSWQFTESRLSGLLRSAALQAQRDGDFSEEQKHKFIKSVIEWEIEQGILGDSSSSAVVFVRELPRLKKNETQKNLSLFLDLTPDGLVDAEAQELLVSLKQRLYSICSDSLNLQCVELSRGAVDPSRKEHKDYLRNLSEQLVVQIKGRIEKCSVLPPGGAHWDWWKEEFIHHAQLGAEMCVTFSGREGILGKICLAMWEATNKCHAPLVLYGSTGSGKTALLCQLAQEMRGLIGSKATVVLRLLGTSPRSCDVESLLFGLCLQICRAFGMPLFCSQGPNMLQELTRFFLSTLWKVSAQGNTLLLILDSLHQLLPGNGAHSLHWLPREVPPNVHLLVSTQDVGFPLLQNLRHMLEESRNFFELESLTRDEGRGIVETYMRAAKRVLTAEQSEAVLTRFQQTNSPLHLRLMLDAARHWTSYTAISNINLGTSAQEVMTLSLESLEERHGKHLVGHALSYIVASKLGLSEAELRDVLSLDDEVLADIYRYQLPSCHTLIRLPSLRWTRLKHDLGEHLTVRRTHGVDLLRLRHRQFSELIRERYLSGERRGQVHAVLAEYFLGNWAQGRPKSVLLPSVTHPLEADRKVPLQPLWLAEGIPNHRKLQELPYHLICSRKWEELQKINLSSVDWLWCKTQGCGVDAVIQDLTLCCRLSDCPETQLLRDTFQLLKSTLDFLGGLTDPALLYTELLARLHCLSGLYPSLIGRLCGQCQDWFTSCPHPVLLPKSSFLPAPGGALTHTLTSCSKGITAVDLCSERRVLVGGAEDGILAVWSLDHFQVVHSLTGHKDGVVCVKLLSHGRHCLSSGCDGTVRRWDLERGRELYCISEAVSLSISPFDSSCISPLRTAHFHLQEDTHLLLTNCNGQLKAWNLDSGKLLYVLCETGMFSVLGVLGETVVLFSEEGQLSFCDSVSGSRKTQLSLSGSVQNLSVCGVLTLTKLSRLLLTFTDASLCMVSVAGIVCPLSLPCPASFLCASVDEKILLTGCKQTVAVFHVKPNTVQMFLQLQHEVRVQTAALSSHVREVITAAEDHVIRVWSLTTGNLLDSFNVIGFPVTSLMTYNRFIVSASIRCRELHLWSLDYNSQHRLKACMPPQCPQVTLSKDGDTVYFVKPGNGKDIFTWSSSKGLSGHRMQASADVCCLELAQQKQLLMCGLTTGTILIYPLTFAPETLCLPPPENLPAVRSMAVNLREDRLAVAYEDAVCLFEITSRDSFPCVDGPYESFSLSLLQSCVSGMALLPDCRLLYGTITGDVALYDFKSASATELGQLGARVTCVALSTWGTHALIGSQECVQQLWSLSPLLLDHMMEYKGFCFEGAVCASFSVNDKYVFTGSLDRTVKVWEVSSGTLLCVQFVYSPVVRMMSYKDGFVAVSQSGCFVREGFRCPDNISREHNPLQNFRAHYTVKSRLKTQNPPHTVIDTLDYNPAQFNFTSVFKTQPSNTCSLL